One region of Wyeomyia smithii strain HCP4-BCI-WySm-NY-G18 chromosome 3, ASM2978416v1, whole genome shotgun sequence genomic DNA includes:
- the LOC129727087 gene encoding uncharacterized protein LOC129727087 isoform X1 → MATREKKPRSVNSDSPTPSLGGGSDSAPSTPTSKGKASRASLSRQRSKQLVNANEDSIQSTDDITDMTTADTANSSAGRSSSSSSSRTTRATKDEPVEQTSGSKEKEEPKDSKDTKAPAGKGATKKKKPVRASESQVKTTVTALKKTTLIKRKTRPIVGKPVLGKKVIARKQINAKGKKEVTVTVKEDEGKNTSLRNGKPRATDSPSSKRKSVTPKDKSPKDSSAETVTVVKMERRRSDSVSKCSDITDTSMLDTSSCKEEDDKKDDTSLSELKRELLEENETKTKILDKMAEAFNERKTPVPICKDEKTVRRSARQRKGTGRDKEDFVTPKIKAPVEIKVEPMDTDEPTAAPLSIDTETSSKETPSTELEKDSSLSPELISEGVSEISVKEFYSEPAFLENNLGIEKDPKLGEIVQVQEKIKLDKESESVVTANGSTSLKSDTQSVVIKKEKIEPEESKEDNADSAVLTSELMEVDKLKEIIGIVGSSEKQNKVPPVVVIPSYGINSGNESPLSDGSNDKDSLFNTSCKVDSILRKLDSRSDSDGERSGKQNTQKCKSSGKESKPKARNSKDKGKEDEKIKEEKLRQEKLRVEEKVREEKLRAERLKHEKQKQTGDKQPNDSTVKQEQNVNRLSPGTTEPVGKQNSPKHESDVVSVVEKVIPSTTVTTLSLTSADSHLVLSVTSSESIDFVEQPTTNDTPKLEPIVTNTITLENLPAITLLKKESNQTKDDSNVEPVQLKAELEILPLKEMVVAKEEKLVEKDYETSIFIVSKGEKLLVPAKTAAAEDNKFSPSIISVQTEQDSTNTAIFKEISAEKPEVKAPEAVENRETIKEVPQMNVSKTVEECSLSVAEELPMAESVREDADFSSLAEVEDESDDIAKQKESHFKHLGLLTLQAASAEKQRRKELGLQKPSGGSGSGYSSSSSSGGGKSSSKQSRNSESTGTLKTVIKLNRGEKRKPRLPLKMTLQKGKGKGAEKDANGGSGNGETAFYIIHNESDHQNQSMPDATGATQQVRKAHSRSHTTDGVTLTEVVAETVAKEVVQKALVIPEKASSFNVHPERLCQDQCFYCGGKFGLYDTPCHIAAMKSTERQQKILDSEVKIKIDSCLCDACFRHVDRKANCPSYRKRTEAKSLSSLAKMQSNTSVPTDDKQAQDEIILNQTPLSAENAESESKDGPSQVSSIEDMEVMEDKIHGSCYVQNCGANASHTIRRKWLLKMKKTILKIMEINLEQNSATSNLIPICDDHYKLIDHLMICAMCRRRLPKNHIYYIVNEIPQLERLIQEQGIAMKLGNSTLVVCKLCRYYANLLLKPPDAKSQKAQFIKNYNRRLLQSYERENEQEQLAADSVVVEAVRIVTNPDIVISDGEDDSTSSVMVGESVSLQRRRPHSRKSTELSVADASCTQVGELEEVTITPAPKLVTSGANASSNSSIVLDSTDVSIEQQSASAEKRRKDDALDMTKALKANPNISMRELFPGEEELGIHINIPFSTASTRTPEGWAKVTTTLQYDDATRALWEDLQKPYGNQSSFLRHLVLLEKYFRNGDLILSPQAKNNAASYSEAVQNRLRSFDNISTPSSLTIVEKNTILQQLSNAPITIIPTAKSRNKPSTEPVSLLKSNNPHLVGATNEPATTIKRKLSTDATLKTASGKQENAAPGGKVMKLDETIVVPAAKSVGMVPPELISINAKQNVTITSIPSTKSQSSALQPPQQQQSLLQPQQSLLQSQTTNKKSPGTSGREIIKLPDQLTEAERRETSKPWRPTLIPITPGSSETIKAGPLYQTADGRRLPKLVQVMSGGKPYHISINDYNRMCILRREKLLQQQQQLLQQQIHQHQKRLQQQSPPTLIRAPTPKQAENNTASKMVQIPNQILEQNSLIPINNTGNNSNASAKSNGPSSELQQLIRMRKPNSSGNLVSTATSAAAATAFFKNTLSMNAASKALSLPNSTSVFSMPAQSQSQQQQQQHPPNASSPTTPSQLDQLIKSNNQLLSSFVNQSQFSALVAAAAAAASGNPLLTGAGTSGGSILMDNSAAQLLSKIPKSLTVIPQQKQRSLSRVSSNEDQSSA, encoded by the exons ATGGCAACCCGTGAAAAGAAGCCCAGATCGGTGAATTCAGACTCTCCCACCCCGTCCCTCGGCGGCGGCAGCGATTCAGCACCTTCGACACCAACAAGTAAAGGTAAAGCTAGTCGCGCATCCTTGAGCAGGCAGAGATCGAAACAACTGGTGAACGCAAACGAGGACTCTATTCAATCAACAGATGATATTACTGATATGACAACCGCCGACACAGCAAATTCGAGTGCTGGCAGATCGAGCAGCAGTAGTAGTAGCAGAACTACACGAGCTACGAAGGACGAGCCTGTGGAACAAACTAGCGGTTCGAAAGAAAAGGAAGAACCTAAAGACTCAAAGGATACGAAAGCGCCCGCAGGTAAGGGTGCAacaaaaaagaagaagccagtACGTGCTAGCGAAAGTCAGGTTAAGACCACTGTCACAGCACTCAAGAAAACTACACTAATCAAAAGAAAAACTAGGCCAATTGTAGGCAAACCAGTACTGGGTAAAAAGGTCATCGCACGTAAACAAATCAATGCCAAAGGCAAAAAGGAAGTGACCGTGACCGTGAAAGAAGATGAAGGTAAAAATACTAGTCTGCGCAATGGCAAACCGCGCGCTACAGACAGTCCATCATCTAAACGAAAATCGGTCACTCCAAAGGATAAATCTCCAAAAGATTCTTCTGCAGAAACTGTCACTGTGGTGAAAATGGAACGTCGTCGGTCAGATTCCGTTTCAAAATGCTCAGATATAACCGATACCAGCATGCTTGATACGTCGTCCTGTAAGGAAGAGGACGACAAGAAAGACGACACCAGTCTGTCAGAGCTCAAGCGCGAACTTTTGGAGGAAAACGAAACAAAGACTAAAATTCTTGACAAAATGGCAGAGGCGTTTAATGAGCGAAAGACACCCGTGCCAATATGTAAGGATGAAAAAACTGTGCGTCGCAGCGCTCGACAGAGAAAAGGTACCGGCCGTGATAAGGAAGATTTTGTAACACCCAAAATAAAGGCGCCAGTTGAAATTAAAGTCGAACCAATGGATACCGATGAACCAACGGCCGCTCCGTTGAGCATCGACACAGAAACGTCATCAAAGGAGACGCCTAGTACCGAATTGGAAAAGGACTCGTCGTTAAGTCCTGAGCTTATTAGTGAAGGTGTTTCTGAAATAAGCGTGAAAGAATTCTACAGTGAACCTGCTTTCTTGGAAAATAATCTAGGAATCGAAAAAGATCCTAAATTGGGTGAAATTGTGCAagttcaagaaaaaataaaattggataaagaaagtgaaagtgtagtgacgGCCAATGGCAGTACATCGCTTAAAAGCGATACTCAATCGGTTgtgattaaaaaagaaaaaattgaaCCCGAAGAAAGCAAAGAGGATAATGCAGATAGTGCTGTGTTGACTAGTGAACTCATGGAAGTTGATAAGCTGAAGGAAATTATCGGTATCGTAGGAAGTAGTGAAAAGCAAAATAAAGTACCGCCTGTGGTAGTGATTCCAAGTTATGGTATCAACTCTGGTAACGAATCGCCTCTTTCGGACGGTTCAAATGATAAAGATTCGTTGTTTAATACAAGTTGTAAAGTGGATAGTATACTAAGAAAATTAGACTCTCGCTCTGATTCCGATGGGGAACGATCAGGGaaacaaaatactcaaaaatgtaAATCTTCGGGTAAAGAGTCAAAACCGAAGGCTCGCAACTCAAAGGATAAGGGAAAAGAAGACGAGAAGATAAAGGAGGAAAAATTGCGACAAGAGAAACTTCGCGTCGAAGAAAAAGTGCGTGAGGAGAAACTTCGTGCGGAACGCCTCAaacatgaaaaacaaaaacaaaccggAGACAAACAACCCAACGATAGTACTGTAAAGCAAGAGCAAAATGTTAACAGACTGTCCCCTGGAACAACTGAGCCAGTCGGTAAGCAAAATAGTCCTAAGCATGAGAGTGATGTTGTTTCGGTTGTGGAAAAAGTAATTCCGTCGACAACCGTTACAACCCTCAGCCTTACATCAGCTGATTCTCATTTAGTACTTTCTGTTACCTCGTCGGAGTCAATTGATTTTGTCGAGCAACCTACAACTAATGATACGCCCAAGCTTGAACCAATCGTAACTAATACGATAACTTTAGAAAATCTTCCCGCCATCACccttctgaaaaaagaatccaatCAGACCAAGGATGACAGCAATGTCGAGCCTGTTCAACTGAAAGCTGAACTAGAAATTCTCCCCCTTAAAGAAATGGTGGTGGCTAAGGAAGAAAAACTCGTAGAAAAGGATTACGAGACATCGATATTCATTGTTTCCAAGGGCGAAAAATTGCTTGTACCTGCAAAGACAGCTGCTGCTGAGGATAACAAATTCTCTCCTAGTATTATCTCTGTACAGACTGAGCAGGATTCTACTAATACTGCTATTTTCAAAGAAATTTCGGCAGAAAAACCAGAGGTAAAAGCACCAGAAGCGGTTGAAAATCGCGAAACTATCAAAGAAGTTCCACAGATGAACGTATCAAAGACTGTTGAAGAATGTTCGCTTAGCGTGGCTGAAGAGCTTCCAATGGCTGAATCCGTTAGAGAAGACGCAGATTTTTCTTCGTTAGCCGAGGTCGAGGACGAGTCGGACGATATTGCTAAGCAAAAGGAGTCCCACTTCAAGCATTTGGGATTACTTACCCTTCAGGCTGCCAGcgctgaaaaacagcggcgaaAGGAGCTTGGCCTTCAAAAGCCATCTGGAGGCTCTGGAAGTGGTTACAGCTCATCTTCCAGCAGCGGGGGAGGCAAAAGTAGCAGTAAACAAAGCCGAAATTCTGAATCCACCGGAACCCTAAAAACTGTGATAAAACTTAATCGAGGTGAAAAGCGCAAACCACGACTGCCGTTGAAAATGACACTGCAGAAGGGGAAAGGTAAAGGCGCCGAAAAGGATGCCAACGGCGGGAGCGGAAATGGAGAGACAGCATTCTACATCATTCACAATGAG AGTGATCATCAAAATCAATCGATGCCAGACGCGACAGGAGCGACGCAGCAAGTACGAAAAGCGCACAGCCGTTCCCACACCACCG ATGGTGTTACACTGACCGAAGTGGTCGCAGAAACTGTCGCCAAAGAGGTAGTGCAGAAGGCACTCGTCATCCCGGAAAAAGCATCTTCGTTTAACGTGCATCCGGAGCGATTGTGTCAGGATCAATGTTTCTATTGTGGTGGCAAGTTCGGCCTGTACGATACGCCATGCCACATTGCAGCAATGAAGTCCACCGAAAGGCAGCAAAAGATCTTAGATA GCGAGGTGAAAATCAAGATCGATAGCTGCCTATGCGACGCCTGCTTTCGACACGTTGATAGGAAAGCCAATTGTCCTTCCTACAGGAAACGAACCGAGGCAAAATCCCTTTCATCGCTGGCGAAAATGCAGAGCAACACTAGTGTGCCTACTGACGACAAGCAAGCGCAAGATGAGATTATATTGAACCAAACCCCCTTGTCGGCGGAAAATGCGGAATCAGAAAGCAAAGACGGACCGAGTCAGGTATCATCCATCGAAGATATGGAGGTTATGGAAGACAAAATCCATGGCAGCTGTTACGTGCAGAACTGTGGTGCAAATGCTTCGCACACCATACGCCGCAAATGGTTGCTCAAGATGAAGAAAACCATCCTCAAAATCATGGAGATCAATTTGGAACAAAACAGCGCCACGTCGAACCTTATTCCAATCTGCGATGACCACTATAAGCTCATAGACCACCTGATGATATGCGCCATGTGCAGACGTCGATTGCCGAAGAACCACATCTATTACATAGTCAAT GAAATTCCGCAATTAGAGCGCCTTATCCAGGAGCAAGGAATAGCAATGAAGCTTGGCAATTCGACGCTAGTCGTGTGCAAATTATGCAGATACTATGCTAATTTGTTACTTAAGCCACCGGATGCAAAATCACAGAAGGCTCAGTTCATCAAGAACTACAACCGAAG GTTGCTACAATCGTATGAGCGCGAAAACGAGCAAGAACAATTAGCCGCCGACTCGGTCGTTGTTGAAGCGGTCCGAATAGTCACCAACCCAGACATTGTGATTTCGGATGGTGAGGACGATTCAACGAGCTCTGTGATGGTGGGTGAGTCCGTCTCATTGCAGCGTCGCAGACCGCACTCACGTAAGTCTACCGAACTTTCTGTTGCGGATGCAAGCTGTACTCAAGTGGGTGAACTTGAAGAAGTTACAATAACGCCGGCACCAAAGCTTGTTACGTCTGGTGCCAATGCTAGCAGTAATAGTTCTATCGTGCTCGATTCGACCGATGTTTCCATTGAACAACAGTCAGCGTCGGCGGAAAAACGCCGCAAAGATGATGCGCTTGATATGACAAAGGCCCTTAAAGCCAATCCGAACATTTCAATGCGTGAATTGTTCCCTGGCGAGGAGGAGCTTGGTATTCACATCAATATTCCGTTTAGCACAGCTTCGACACGAACGCCAGAAGGATGGGCCAAGGTTACAACCACTTTGCAATATGACGATGCAACTCGTGCCCTGTGGGAAGACTTGCAAAAACCGTATGGAAATCAGTCTAGCTTTTTGCGGCATTTGGTGCTATTGGAGAAATATTTTCGAAATGGCGATTTAATATTGTCACCACAGGCTAAGAATAATGCTGCATCATACTCAGAGGCGGTCCAAAATCGGCTTCGATCATTCGACAATATATCTACCCCGTCTTCACTAACGATTGTCGAGAAGAATACCATTCTTCAGCAGCTAAGCAATGCACCAATTACTATAATTCCCACTGCCAAGTCTAGAAACAAACCCTCAACAGAACCGGTTAGCTTGCTAAAGTCCAATAATCCGCACCTAGTGGGAGCAACAAACGAGCCCGCAACTACAATAAAGCGAAAACTTTCCACTGATGCCACATTGAAAACTGCCTCTGGTAAACAGGAAAATGCGGCTCCGGGAGGCAAAGTGATGAAATTGGACGAAACCATAGTTGTACCAGCGGCAAAATCCGTGGGTATGGTACCTCCAGAGCTTATTAGTATCAATGCAAAGCAAAACGTTACGATTACGTCGATTCCTTCGACCAAATCGCAATCTTCGGCACTTCAGCCACCTCAGCAGCAGCAATCTTTGCTACAACCGCAGCAGTCACTTTTACAATCCCAAACGACGAACAAAAAATCCCCGGGAACTAGTGGCCGTGAGATTATCAAGTTGCCTGATCAGCTGACAGAAGCAGAACGACGTGAAACTTCTAAACCCTGGCGACCAACGTTAATACCGATAACACCTGGTAGTTCCGAAACCATAAAAGCGGGCCCTCTCTATCAAACCGCTGATGGACGCCGCCTGCCTAAGTTGGTGCAAGTTATGTCCGGTGGAAAACCTTATCACATTTCCATCAACGATTATAACCGTATGTGTATTTTGCGTCGAGAGAAACTTCtccagcaacagcaacaactgCTCCAGCAACAAATTCATCAGCATCAGAAACGACTACAGCAACAGTCACCTCCCACCCTCATAAGAGCTCCTACCCCAAAACAAGCAGAAAACAACACTGCTTCCAAGATGGTTCAAATTCCTAATCAGATCCTCGAACAAAATTCTCTCATACCAATCAATAACACCGGGAACAATAGCAACGCCTCAGCAAAGTCGAACGGTCCTAGCAGTGAACTACAGCAGCTGATACGCATGCGTAAACCGAATAGTAGTGGCAATCTAGTGTCGACTGCAACGAGTGCTGCTGCTGCAACAGCATTCTTCAAGAATACCCTGTCAATGAATGCCGCCAGCAAAGCCCTATCGCTACCAAACAGCACCAGTGTGTTCTCGATGCCCGCCCAGAGCCAatcgcagcaacagcagcagcaacatccGCCAAACGCATCCTCCCCAACAACTCCATCACAACTGGATCAGCTCATAAAGAGTAACAACCAACTCCTGAGTAGCTTCGTCAACCAGTCGCAGTTCAGCGCGCTGGTGGCAGCGGCGGCAGCGGCCGCTTCTGGCAATCCGTTGCTGACGGGAGCTGGCACGAGTGGTGGATCTATTCTCATGGACAACTCGGCCGCTcagttgctatccaaaataccAAAATCCCTAACTGTGATACCACAACAAAAACAAAGATCCTTGTCACGTGTCTCCTCGAACGAGGACCAAAGCAGTGCCTAA